The following is a genomic window from Parus major isolate Abel chromosome 14, Parus_major1.1, whole genome shotgun sequence.
attgcattttggGGAGATCTGTACTTTGCTTGCTTGAAAAGCTGACTTTACATGAAAGCAAGGTATGAGATACTGGTATGCAgattatttgaataaaggggttttaacattttatttttgttctagTGATAGTCAATTTTTACAGGAATCTTATATAGGGATAGAATCTACCCTGTGAGATGAGCGTTCCCTAGCTTGAATGACAGAGGCATCAAGGATCTGTTGAGTGCTCTTTattcagcaaaggaaaatgatttACAAAAATTGGGTTGGTATATCTATAATCCCTCAGATTAACCCAGACATATCTGCTAATCTAAAAATGTAGGATTACTTTCTAAACATATATGGTGTAGTTTGTTCTGTAGAAAGATTGGTCCTAGTCTTGGACATAGTAATTGTTGGCCTCAGCAGGCTTTAAGTTACAGcattttattacagttttttGGAATGGGGAGTTGGTGGTGGtagttttgttctctttaagAGATACAAAACTATCCTGCTGAACATCCTTGGGAACACTcagtttaatgaaaatttacTGCTTGTAACCTTTAGGTGGGAATACTTTCTATTATTTATCAATATTTCTTAGACATCactggaattttaaatttttaattgttctcGCTTCTGTGAGAGTAACCCAGATAATGAACTTTGTGTATAATTCTGAACAAACAAGATGCTTTTAAAGTAATGATGTGCTTAAAGCTTGTTTTTGTGGTAGTATTCTTCCTAGTCTCTGCTACACTTTGCATGGCATTGTTAGATAAACATTACAAAATGTAAACTTTGATTTTGGAAAAGTGATATTCTAACTGCACAGGTGGTGTTCAGTCTGTTTATCTCGGTCCATGAGAATTCAGTTTCTAAGCTGTCTTGGTTTTACTTGACTACGTGTTTATTAGTgcttgctttgctttaaagTAGTGAAGAACCGAGTTTGAGTTTACATAAAGGTACAGTTTAAAATTCTGCAGAACATGTAGAGGGCAAGGGGGTCTGTTTTACTGCATGTACTGAAGAGAACCTTCAGCTCCTTTGTGTCTGTTACCACATGGAGTTAATTTGTTATAATCCAGGTTACTTTATGCTTCACGTGTTGCGAACAGTGGGAGCCACGGGATGGTTTGTGTCGGAGAAGGTGTTGTCTCTACTTTGGCTGGCCATTCTTTCTCCAGGTTACTATTctcatctgtgtgtgtgtgtgcattgcCTGTTCTCTTCAGCAAAcgaggggacagcaggggctTACCCTAATTCAGCTGTGCTTGTGCTCTAGCTTTTGTCCTGAAACGCATGTGCTGCTTTATTGACCAAAATAAGCTTAATGAGAGGCTGTGTTTCTGTTCACAGGCATTACAGGAGACTAACCAGACTGTTTCATGAGGGAATGAGTGTGTAAATAGCCCTGAATATGGGGTGTCCAGAATAATAGGGTGTGTTTGGTTTGGCAGTCacttattatatttttattcctcttaccaaaaactgctgctgctaaTCTGTGTTTCCTGGAGCATACTGAGGCCTCCAGTGTGTGATAACTTGTGTTCAGACATTAATACTGAATTTCCAGCAAGGTAGCGTTGTCATAACAAACGAGCACTTCATCTCTTTGCATGGCTGTTGACTTTGTTGAATAGCTGATGTTACAGTGCTGTCGTATTTGTGATATCTAGATGTCAATAAGCTGCATGCATTGCCTTATCCATGCATTTCTCCACTCTGCAAAGCATTGTTGGCCACAGCTGCATGTCCTGCTTGGTTTCTTTGAACATGTGCTGCAATAATTACATTTCACACTCCCACCTTTTGTCTTCTAGGGAGGGCAGCTTCTGGCATGTTCAGGTTGCTTAGAACTGGGTGGTATCAACTTGTTACTCTGATGTCTTTGCTCAAGGTGTTTCTTGTAAGAAGGTGTGTATCCtttgaaataattgttttgtgAGCAAGTTATTTACCCAGTTATAATATAAAACTATTAATTGTAAATACGTTCTTTCTTGTAaactttcctctctctctctagaTGCTTTCCAAAGAACTACAGATGGTTACTGTTTCTTATCCCACTCCTGTTTCTACTAGGTATGTCAGTGTTTACTTATGATGCAAATCAGTGTGTGTACTCCAGCGGTTCCAAAATAGCCTTTTGAGTTGATTtttgaagaagatgaagaactAAAAAGATCAAGTTTGTTTGTGAACAGGGTAGTAATTCAAGCTCCCAGAGTAGTGACAAGTCAACAAGCTTTCCCCTTGTCATGAAAGCAATATCCTTGATTTAATTGCATAGAGCTCTTTAGAAAGAGTGGCCGAGGAAGCAAATGCACTAAAGTCCATTTTTCTTTACCTCCTTTTTGTAGGAGTAGCAATGAAAGAGTAGGCTGGGTACTGATGGCTTTGTCAGTCCCCATAGAAGTGTGATTAAGATTTTACCAACTGATCCAAAGTCTTTCCTTTGCTCCAGagcatgttttatttgcttAGGATACTACTTTAGAGTGGTTAGTAGACAGTGTTCCAGGCCAGCTGTCAACTTTGAAGTGAAACAAACTGAAGTATTTACCAGAAGTGCTGGgccatttctgaaaagcagtttcGTGTCTTTGTGAGTCTTAAAAAATTGCACTATTTTGTGGAGAAGATGAAGCTTCTTGGAAACTTGGAGTGGGGATTCAGAGTCCTCTGTACAagggtgaaaaagaaaagaatttacCCTGTGTAGACAACGCTGCTGCTTCCCACAAAGATATTGCAAAAATAAGTTCAATCTTGtgaaatgctattttatttccatgaaagCCTAAGTTTCCTCCAACTTTCATTAGCTCTTGTGCAATGTGGTATGTAGTAAGTGTTTAATGCAACATattttccatggagaaaaaaCATCATTTACATTTGCCTTCAGAAAATGTTGCCTGTCTTAATCAGCAAATGTTACCAAGGTCCAGGGAAGCAGTTGTATGAGTCTAGGTTTGTACCATGATATTGTAAGTGCAAGTTGCCTTCCTCACAATGGTGTGAGTGGTAGGATGGGTGTTCCCTAATATTCTTGAGTGCTTgattgaaaaattttaaagctgaCATGTGGTGATTTTTGTTTAGACTGGAGCATTGTCCATTGTGTGGCACTTGCCTTGCAAACTGATGATAGCTGAGTCCTTAAAAAGACCATTTGTAGATatcagcagctggaagggagAATTCTTTTGAACAcatgttgctttttgtttctgttttaggTTTGTGGTTCTGGGGGCTTAATAGCTTCATTTCATTATTACCTCCATTAAACTGGACAAAAATTGACAGAATACAGAGAACAGATGATTCTGTTCATGTTCCTGAACCACAAGATGattcttttcattctgtgcAACCTCCAAAGGTAAGGGAAGACAGTCTAGGGAAGAACTTGTGTATATTTTAAGTCCTCTTAACTCCCATGTCTTCAATATTTTGCAATAACTATTTTCTGAACAAGTATAATGTAAATAAGTTGATTTTTATGTATTAAGACATCATCTTTATACTTTAGGATACCATAAATATCTTTGACTTTGGTCGCATAAGtgagctggaaaaacaaatggcCTTCGTGTCCGACAGATGCCATGACCGAAACAAAGAGTATAACAAAGTGATGAGCCTGCTCCAGAATCTTCAAGATCAGGTTGCCACAATGAGTGACAGAAGTGAAACattgaatttaataaaaaatgtgatgAGTCAGTATCTTAAAGATATGAAATTGGAGGAAAAGGTAAGACAGTTATTGATGTTTCCTGATACTGATAGCAGTGTTGTGTTTTACTAATGTGGATTGTGTGCAATTTGACTGGAGGATTATTTTTCTGATCTAGAAATAACCGATAGGGGTAATACAGGCCAGGGAGAAGTTGTGGGCATTTGTTCCTCCTTTGTTATTGCTGACAAAGGATTAATTCCAGAGAAGTGGCCTAAAGTAGATTCCAACATTGCTAAAAAGCTGTTTGATTTATCCTGTTTCCATACAGATAAAGAAGACTATAGGAAGGACTAGTGACAAAGCGGGGATTTAGTGATAAACTTCCCTGTATGTAATCCCTACTACAGCTAAATCAGACTTCTGTATTTATTACAGATTCTGTAATTTCTCACACTACCTGCAGGATAAATCACTTAAACATTcacagaatggaaagaaaagtacACTGGGCAGAAAATATCAATTATGGTATTTGTActccaaaagaaaatacaccccctttttcttccctcttttaaGACTGACTTCCTGGCTTTACATAAAGAACATGAGTTGCGCATCCAGACACTGGAAGACCTTCTTAGAAAACTCGCAGCTGAATCCAAGGTATTGACAGTGAGCTTTGCTGACTTGTTCTAATTGTAACCTCTTGATAAAACATACtgagtttttttatttgctgttccAAACAGCAGTTTCCTTTACTCTGGCTATTACAGTTCCCTAAGTCTCAAAACTTGTTTGTGCTTTTGGTCCCCTTTCTTGGAGAGGGTTTCATtccaaagtttaaaaattattcccttGACCACTGAGACAGGTTCTATTTGGAATGAAACTTTAATATAAAGAGGCACAAACATAATTGTGAGCACAGTCCCATACAGATGGtgctaaaatttattttcatataactttctttatcctttttctGTTACTTGAGTTTCTTTGTGTATGTTAAAACttaacttttgtattttttaggACATCCAGCAGGAGTTCAACCTAGCCAAATCAAAATCAGTGAGGTATAAGCacttttcaaatgtattttgcattttcactcCTGATGCCACCTGACAGTGATCCTTATCTTGTCAGTTAACTGACCCTGAGAGGTTCTATTGTCAGCAGAAACACTTCTGTCTTGTACTGGATTTCAGCTGTGATGCTGAACATCAGCACAGGATCCTCCTCCAATGTGGGGGCAACCCTACAACTACAGTTTCATTAGAAAAAACTATATAATGGAGGAGAATGAGGGACTTCTCATCCTCCTATAcatgcatttgttttccttcagatcACTTAGTGAAATATACAGTAACTGCTTTTGATGGGCATTTATTAAAACTGatgggtttttatttaaattcttgaACTATATAAATTCTAATTTTTGTCTCTTGTTTTTTGgcttattttctgaatttccatttaaattagaattaaatGTGAAACGACTTTAGAATGATGGTTGAGACCTTTTTCCATAGCATTCACTGGACACTGATCTATATTGGTCATATATGAGCTGCTATTTGtaactcagcactgccactgGAGTTACTCTGGTTTGAGTGAGGTAGCCTGAGGCTCACTCAAACCAGTGGCAGACTCACACAAAGTTTGTCTGGTTTGCCAGAAGCCCTTAAATTCCCCAAAATCTATTAACTGACTTGTCAGCCTGATGATAATCTGAAGTCATCACTGCTGGATTTTTCCATAACttcaaaatactttgctttGAATATATTAGTTCTAAGTATGCCTTAAGTAACAATATGTTACAACTGTGAGTTCACTGTGTGTGTTGTGATGAGCAATTAACTAGGAGAGCACTTTTTATTATACAAGTATATTCTCACACCTTTGGAATTTGATGGAATGATTCCAACTACTTTCCTAATGATTGACTCCTTGTTTTTGTCAGAGATGATGATCAATACAGTCTCCTTatgtcaaaaattaaaaagctagAACTAGATCTGGCTTATATGAAATCGGAGCTGTTATCTGGGGAAGGTGTGAAGACGAGTTGTGAGAAAATGGATGTCATTCATGAAAAAGTAGGTTCTGCAGCTTCTCTAACTGTCCCAGTAAAATTTGATATTACTTGGTTTTGTTCACTATCTTGAAATGCACTGAAATCAGTTACCTGGGGGTAGTATTAACCTTAAAGAGTGACAGTGTTTTATGTAGGGTTACTGTGAATTTTTCCATTAGTGCATAACATTTTACTAGAGAGGAGTTTATTGCCTGTTTTCTATAATTGCAGGGGTTTGCTTGTAAGTTATGATGTAGTGGCAGTTCTCTGTACAGTACTTTGTTGATGTATTTTGCTAACCCatggaaatatggaaaagaaactTGTGTAAAAGCAAGTTAGGTTTGTTATCTGAacattatttctaaaaaatcCTGCCTAAGTTCTTTtgaagccttttaaaaattctgaatggAACGTAGTCAACCAAAGAACAATAAATATTGATATGGGATTATCAACTTTTACTTAAATAATGACTAGTGATAATGGTCTAGCTATGTGCCTGTTGTATATTTTTATAGGTATTTATAAAAACTaataattatcattattaatGGCTTATACTAGGTAGATGCCCAGGTCAAAGAATCTGTCAAGCTAATGCTTTTTGGTGATCAACAAGAAGACTTCCCTGATTCACTTCTCCAGTGGCTTACCTCCAATTTTGTTAGCAAAAGTGATCTACAGACTTTGCTGCGGGATCTTGAGTTGCAGATCCTCAAGAATATTACACTCCATATGTCTGTAACAAACCAAAAAGTAACATCTGAGGTAGTTACAAATGCTGTGACTAATGCAGGGATTTCTGGAATCACAGAAGCGGTGAGTTTAAAATCTCAAAAGTTCAACTAAAACTGGAAAGAGTTTGTTCATGGGCATTTTGTGGAGCATGACTGCCAACATAAATGTTAATGCTTTTAGGGGATGTGAGAAGCATCAGTTGAAATGAGGAGAACTGCAGAAAATTGAGTGTATTCTTGCAGCAGCATTGATTGTTGCCTGTTgtgaatatttgcattttttcaaagTGTGCTGTCTTGAAAATTGAATTCCCAAGAAACAAATATACCAAAGAAATTCAGCTCAGGGTCTTGGGAAGAAGGAATgctgagttaaaaaaaaccagcagtCAAGATGCAGTATGAACTTGTATTTTGAACAACCATGCATTAAAAGTGGCCCCTGTCTTGACAGAGGCTTTCAAAGACTTGTGATGAGGTGCAGCCCATCAAAAAGATGCTTCCAACTTCACAGATATGTAAATAGCAATTATTTTATCACTTGatcttattaaaatattttccttccattctCTTGCACATGTACACCTCTAGCAAGCACAGATTATTGTAAATAACGCACTGAAACTCTACTCTCAAGACAAGACTGGGATGGTGGATTTTGCCTTGGAATCTGGAGGTAAATAGTAgaagaaacacaattttttacTATTCATGCTTTTAGTAGTGTTTAcgagaaatattaaaatgaagagCAAAATTTAGAGCATTACTGTGTGCTGCCTGATGATCAGATCACTGCAATCTGTGATGGTGTTTACAGGCCTGTACATCAGTCTAGGTGTGCATGGACAGGAATAGAATAGAATTCCCAACATGTCTACAACTGgataagaaagaaatgaaaaacctTTAACTTGATCTTAAAATAACATTGTAGGTGATAGAAGCATTGTATctgcagaaaattattaaatcttAACAATATCTTTAATCTGGTATTCATTAAGCTTTATATGAGTCTCTGTCTTAATTACTCATTCCTTCTTGAagacttttatttctgctaaCCTGACCTATCTTTTTTGAGGTGGCAGCGTTCTGAGTACTCGCTGTTCTGAAACCTATGAGACCAAGACAGCATTAATTAGCCTCTTTGGAATTCCTCTGTGGTACTTCTCCCAGTCTCCCAGAGTGGTGATTCAGGTAATTAAAGGGCAAGTAAACAAAtgcagcaattttattttgttttgagtGTTTTGGATGGCTCTTTGGGTGTATCTCTGTAATACATTGGGGGCACAGGTACTTTGAGCTAAGTTCCCAAGAGTGGGATTCTTCTGGCAGTCCCTGAACACAGCTTAAGTCCTACTCTAGTAAACTTGAGACTCAAGGGAAGCTTGGGTGGTGCATTGGACTTGTGCAAAGTGTGAGGGCTGGGAGGGTTCCTGTTGAGAACTAATCTCAAGGTAGGTCTTCAAAACACTGGTAGCTTGGGTGGGTGTGGTGTCTTTCTGAAAAGGTCCACCAAGGAGATTATTTCTGCTCCTTACTGTTTAGCACTGTCCCTAAGAACTCAGAATTCATTACAACTCtttattacaataaaaataaattagaaaacaCTAACATTGTTTTATGTTGTGTCCCATCTTGTTCTCTCCATCTTCCTACTGTGCAGCCGGACATGTATCCAGGAAACTGCTGGGCTTTCAAAGGATCACAGGGCTATCTTGTGGTGAGACTTTCCATGAAGATCTATCCAACTGCCTTTACATTGGAACACATACCAAAAACTCTTTCACCAACAGGAAATATCACCAGTGCTCCTAGGAATTTTTCAGTATATGTAAGTCTGTCTCTGAATTTAAGTTGATGTTTGTTTGAATACAGAAAGAATATTTGTGTTCCATACCTTGGAAAATAGTAACTTGAGGGAGGACAgctaagagaaagaaaatgataaattgTTTCACTCATTGctcttagaatttttttttatttatgagcTTTGAGATTATGAATAAGAAGCATTGCAACTAATTTTGGGCAAGTTATTCTTTATTCTTGCTTTATGCAGTAGTTTACACTTTTGGAGGGAGATAATGGTTTTTCATTTGATCTAGTTCTTTCATACACTTTGTTTCATCCTCCTTCCCATTCTTCCTCTCTCCACCCACTATCCCTCCCATTTTGTCTCTGCATCTTATCTGTGATGTGccttaaagtattttttaatccattttacCCAGCACCGCAGTTGTGTAGGCAGGATTTCAGAACAGAACAGACCACAGGGTGTATCAGAGTGGTTATCATATTTGAGAACTTTGTCAGGATTTTCTAAATGCTTCAACAGTCACCTGCAAGCATCTAAATCTTGACTTTGGCCTTGATGTTCTCTCATTTGTCCTGAGCAGTTTATATTGTACACTCTGATATGGGTTTAGCCATGGAAATTAAAGGGTTTGACCATGAAAGCATATAAACAGCACAACTATTTACAAGGCAGGAAACTGGAATACAGAGCTGTGCTTGAACTTTAAATTACATGGGAAACATTCTGATCCTGGCTTGATAGACCTTCAAGTGCTGTCAGTTGATACTGTGTGTGTAGGCATGCTTCTAGTTTGGGTTTGATTGGAAATTTGATTGAAGCAAAAATCTTTATCCTGTTGTTATAGGGTCTGGATGATGAATATCAAGAAGAAGGCAAGCTTCTAGGAGAGTATGTCTATGATCAAGATGGAGAACCACTGCAAATGTTTCCAGTGATGGTAAGTCTAGATTATAAGATTTAAAGTGTTAggagaaagttatttttattttctacactTGTGTGCAACGAACAGTGAAGGGAAAAGGCCTTATTCTCACCTGGGCACTCTAGGAGCTGAGGTAAAAAGTACCTACCTCTGCCTCAAAACCTATGGCCTAAATAGAAGAGAAGGGAGGAAGGTTTGTTGCTATGTGGATACAAATAGTGGGAAGTTGCTAAACATGGCAAGAGTCTATTGCTGCTTCAGACTCACAAATAATTATAAGGCAAGGAAGGTTCTGttcaaaggaacaaaaaatttGCAAGGTATAACTTGGGTTCCTGCAAGTACCAATAGTCATTAATAACTAagaaagctgcagctgttgATGACAGAGCTCTGACACTGGTTtgtctgtttgctttttccttctccaggagaaaaatgaagatgcaTTCCAAATAGTGGAGCTGAGGATTTTCTCTAACTGGGGCCATGCAGAGTACACCTGCCTTTATCGGTTCAGAGTGCACGGGAAACCTGCCGAGTAATCCACACTACAGCTGGGGGTGGCTGCTTTGTACATTTTGTTCCTAATCTGTATATACTGGGAAGCCTACAACACTGGAATCTGTAAAGGACGAGGATGCAAGATGCACACTGCAGAACTATTGATCCTCTGATAAAGGCAGAAGACTGTCAGCAGAAATGTATAAACCCcaatttttatttgctctaAGGCTCAGCTTGTAATTGCCAGTTTGCTTCATATTTCTGTGTCCATGCTGAGAGAAATAATGCATGCAAACAGCTCTGGTTCATAAAGCCCAGTTGGCAAACAGGTGatacatattttattacaaatgaatgtataggttttttttaaagaataaaccACACTTTCTGCAACTAGgaatctgttcttttttatcCAGGACTTAACTGCTAGCTTGGCACCATAAGCCAAAAACTGTGGTACATTTTGAACTCTGACTGTGGCTAAAGGTGTCTTTCAGTTGACAGTTGGTTTTGACCTTTTTGGTGGCTCCAAAAGGGCTTCTTTGCTACATGTTGAATATAATAAATACTACTGTCAGGGAAAGCTAACACAACCAAAACCAGTTTAAACACCAGCGACTGAGAATGCTTTACTGTAATTTGTGGCTGCAACTTGCTCTAAAAGTCAGGGATAACTTTAAGTAACTAAAGTTATTTTAAGGGTTTTTACCATGGCAACTTGGccagtttgttctttttttagtGTCAATCCCAAATCGACCTTGATGTACTGACTGACTGGCTCAGAGCTGATAAGCCTGCTGAATTGCTCAGTGAACACTGCTGTACAGCAGTTGAACTACCTTAGTTTGGCAAAAGATTTGGGACAAGATTTCCTTAGACTGATTGATTGTTATATTCCATAAATGTACTGTGAGAATTCAGTGTGTGGAGAACAAGCCTGAAGTAATTCTTGCTGCGTCACATTTACAAGAGGGACTCGAGCTCAGCGCTGCTGTGTGCAAACACGGGCATTCCTGATCCTCCCCACCAGCCTTAGTCGGGTACCAGATGAGTAGAGTTGCTCTTGGAAACAACATTTCCACGTAGAACAAGATGAAACTGCTTATTCCCCCCCTTAGCCTTGCTG
Proteins encoded in this region:
- the SUN1 gene encoding SUN domain-containing protein 1 isoform X2, coding for MDFSRLHTYTPPQCLPENTGYTYALSSSYSSSALDFETENKIDPVFDSPRMSRRSLRLAAGGYSKPDDGQSDSLHDSSYAGNMSFRDQSKVVKQRRSMSKQSGSGRHVPRKNLSSSSIFSQSSFNSHASDTSMISTLLDESLIREQTEVDHFWGLDEEGDPKGSDTTLLQGNGGIAAAELQPTLNGYTCSDCSMLSERKEVLTAYSASHVPSSRIYTRDRSQKHASRGTYFYMSKILRLVKNTAASFASLLVHLFQMVLLKLGYEYKAHSDYCGSMNVKEFYREDRHLGVNEESICDDCKGKKHLEIYTTDHMQSSWAKRVARTIWHTFSSAGRAASGMFRLLRTGWYQLVTLMSLLKVFLVRRCFPKNYRWLLFLIPLLFLLGLWFWGLNSFISLLPPLNWTKIDRIQRTDDSVHVPEPQDDSFHSVQPPKDTINIFDFGRISELEKQMAFVSDRCHDRNKEYNKVMSLLQNLQDQVATMSDRSETLNLIKNVMSQYLKDMKLEEKTDFLALHKEHELRIQTLEDLLRKLAAESKDIQQEFNLAKSKSVRDDDQYSLLMSKIKKLELDLAYMKSELLSGEGVKTSCEKMDVIHEKVDAQVKESVKLMLFGDQQEDFPDSLLQWLTSNFVSKSDLQTLLRDLELQILKNITLHMSVTNQKVTSEVVTNAVTNAGISGITEAQAQIIVNNALKLYSQDKTGMVDFALESGGGSVLSTRCSETYETKTALISLFGIPLWYFSQSPRVVIQPDMYPGNCWAFKGSQGYLVVRLSMKIYPTAFTLEHIPKTLSPTGNITSAPRNFSVYGLDDEYQEEGKLLGEYVYDQDGEPLQMFPVMEKNEDAFQIVELRIFSNWGHAEYTCLYRFRVHGKPAE
- the SUN1 gene encoding SUN domain-containing protein 1 isoform X3 — translated: MDFSRLHTYTPPQCLPENTGYTYALSSSYSSSALDFETENKIDPVFDSPRMSRRSLRLAAGGYSKPDDGQSDSLHDSSYAGNMSFRDQSKVVKQRRSMSKQSGSGRHVPRKNLSSSSIFSQSSFNSHASDTSMISTLLDESLIREQTEVDHFWGLDEEGDPKGSDTTLLQGNGGIAAAELQPTLNGYTCSDCSMLSERKEVLTAYSASHVPSSRIYTRDRSQKHASRGTYFYMSKILRLVKNTAASFASLLVHLFQMVLLKLGYEYKAHSDYCGSMNVKEFYREDRHLGVNEESICYFMLHVLRTVGATGWFVSEKVLSLLWLAILSPGRAASGMFRLLRTGWYQLVTLMSLLKVFLVRRCFPKNYRWLLFLIPLLFLLGLWFWGLNSFISLLPPLNWTKIDRIQRTDDSVHVPEPQDDSFHSVQPPKDTINIFDFGRISELEKQMAFVSDRCHDRNKEYNKVMSLLQNLQDQVATMSDRSETLNLIKNVMSQYLKDMKLEEKTDFLALHKEHELRIQTLEDLLRKLAAESKDIQQEFNLAKSKSVRDDDQYSLLMSKIKKLELDLAYMKSELLSGEGVKTSCEKMDVIHEKVDAQVKESVKLMLFGDQQEDFPDSLLQWLTSNFVSKSDLQTLLRDLELQILKNITLHMSVTNQKVTSEVVTNAVTNAGISGITEAQAQIIVNNALKLYSQDKTGMVDFALESGGGSVLSTRCSETYETKTALISLFGIPLWYFSQSPRVVIQPDMYPGNCWAFKGSQGYLVVRLSMKIYPTAFTLEHIPKTLSPTGNITSAPRNFSVYGLDDEYQEEGKLLGEYVYDQDGEPLQMFPVMEKNEDAFQIVELRIFSNWGHAEYTCLYRFRVHGKPAE
- the SUN1 gene encoding SUN domain-containing protein 1 isoform X5, with protein sequence MSRRSLRLAAGGYSKPDDGQSDSLHDSSYAGNMSFRDQSKVVKQRRSMSKQSGSGRHVPRKNLSSSSIFSQSSFNSHASDTSMISTLLDESLIREQTEVDHFWGLDEEGDPKGSDTTLLQGNGGIAAAELQPTLNGYTCSDCSMLSERKEVLTAYSASHVPSSRIYTRDRSQKHASRGTYFYMSKILRLVKNTAASFASLLVHLFQMVLLKLGYEYKAHSDYCGSMNVKEFYREDRHLGVNEESICDDCKGKKHLEIYTTDHMQSSWAKRVARTIWHTFSSAGYFMLHVLRTVGATGWFVSEKVLSLLWLAILSPGRAASGMFRLLRTGWYQLVTLMSLLKVFLVRRCFPKNYRWLLFLIPLLFLLGLWFWGLNSFISLLPPLNWTKIDRIQRTDDSVHVPEPQDDSFHSVQPPKDTINIFDFGRISELEKQMAFVSDRCHDRNKEYNKVMSLLQNLQDQVATMSDRSETLNLIKNVMSQYLKDMKLEEKTDFLALHKEHELRIQTLEDLLRKLAAESKDIQQEFNLAKSKSVRDDDQYSLLMSKIKKLELDLAYMKSELLSGEGVKTSCEKMDVIHEKVDAQVKESVKLMLFGDQQEDFPDSLLQWLTSNFVSKSDLQTLLRDLELQILKNITLHMSVTNQKVTSEVVTNAVTNAGISGITEAQAQIIVNNALKLYSQDKTGMVDFALESGGGSVLSTRCSETYETKTALISLFGIPLWYFSQSPRVVIQPDMYPGNCWAFKGSQGYLVVRLSMKIYPTAFTLEHIPKTLSPTGNITSAPRNFSVYGLDDEYQEEGKLLGEYVYDQDGEPLQMFPVMEKNEDAFQIVELRIFSNWGHAEYTCLYRFRVHGKPAE
- the SUN1 gene encoding SUN domain-containing protein 1 isoform X4, whose amino-acid sequence is MDFSRLHTYTPPQCLPENTGYTYALSSSYSSSALDFETENKIDPVFDSPRMSRRSLRLAAGGYSKPDDGQSDSLHDSSYAGNMSFRDQSKVVKQRRSMSKQSGSGRHVPRKNLSSSSIFSQSSFNSHASDTSMISTLLDESLIREQTEVDHFWGLDEEGDPKGSDTTLLQGNGGIAAAELQPTLNGYTCSDCSMLSERKEVLTAYSASHVPSSRIYTRDRSQKHASTHSDYCGSMNVKEFYREDRHLGVNEESICDDCKGKKHLEIYTTDHMQSSWAKRVARTIWHTFSSAGYFMLHVLRTVGATGWFVSEKVLSLLWLAILSPGRAASGMFRLLRTGWYQLVTLMSLLKVFLVRRCFPKNYRWLLFLIPLLFLLGLWFWGLNSFISLLPPLNWTKIDRIQRTDDSVHVPEPQDDSFHSVQPPKDTINIFDFGRISELEKQMAFVSDRCHDRNKEYNKVMSLLQNLQDQVATMSDRSETLNLIKNVMSQYLKDMKLEEKTDFLALHKEHELRIQTLEDLLRKLAAESKDIQQEFNLAKSKSVRDDDQYSLLMSKIKKLELDLAYMKSELLSGEGVKTSCEKMDVIHEKVDAQVKESVKLMLFGDQQEDFPDSLLQWLTSNFVSKSDLQTLLRDLELQILKNITLHMSVTNQKVTSEVVTNAVTNAGISGITEAQAQIIVNNALKLYSQDKTGMVDFALESGGGSVLSTRCSETYETKTALISLFGIPLWYFSQSPRVVIQPDMYPGNCWAFKGSQGYLVVRLSMKIYPTAFTLEHIPKTLSPTGNITSAPRNFSVYGLDDEYQEEGKLLGEYVYDQDGEPLQMFPVMEKNEDAFQIVELRIFSNWGHAEYTCLYRFRVHGKPAE
- the SUN1 gene encoding SUN domain-containing protein 1 isoform X1, yielding MDFSRLHTYTPPQCLPENTGYTYALSSSYSSSALDFETENKIDPVFDSPRMSRRSLRLAAGGYSKPDDGQSDSLHDSSYAGNMSFRDQSKVVKQRRSMSKQSGSGRHVPRKNLSSSSIFSQSSFNSHASDTSMISTLLDESLIREQTEVDHFWGLDEEGDPKGSDTTLLQGNGGIAAAELQPTLNGYTCSDCSMLSERKEVLTAYSASHVPSSRIYTRDRSQKHASRGTYFYMSKILRLVKNTAASFASLLVHLFQMVLLKLGYEYKAHSDYCGSMNVKEFYREDRHLGVNEESICDDCKGKKHLEIYTTDHMQSSWAKRVARTIWHTFSSAGYFMLHVLRTVGATGWFVSEKVLSLLWLAILSPGRAASGMFRLLRTGWYQLVTLMSLLKVFLVRRCFPKNYRWLLFLIPLLFLLGLWFWGLNSFISLLPPLNWTKIDRIQRTDDSVHVPEPQDDSFHSVQPPKDTINIFDFGRISELEKQMAFVSDRCHDRNKEYNKVMSLLQNLQDQVATMSDRSETLNLIKNVMSQYLKDMKLEEKTDFLALHKEHELRIQTLEDLLRKLAAESKDIQQEFNLAKSKSVRDDDQYSLLMSKIKKLELDLAYMKSELLSGEGVKTSCEKMDVIHEKVDAQVKESVKLMLFGDQQEDFPDSLLQWLTSNFVSKSDLQTLLRDLELQILKNITLHMSVTNQKVTSEVVTNAVTNAGISGITEAQAQIIVNNALKLYSQDKTGMVDFALESGGGSVLSTRCSETYETKTALISLFGIPLWYFSQSPRVVIQPDMYPGNCWAFKGSQGYLVVRLSMKIYPTAFTLEHIPKTLSPTGNITSAPRNFSVYGLDDEYQEEGKLLGEYVYDQDGEPLQMFPVMEKNEDAFQIVELRIFSNWGHAEYTCLYRFRVHGKPAE